ATGTCGGAGTATTTGAGGATGCATTGTTCGCGCTTGAGACGGCAAAGCGTGCGGGGTTCGTAACATTCGGAGTTGCTGATGAGTCCAACGTTCACCAGTGGCAAATGATACAGTCAACAGCAGACTACACTATAGAAACATTCAGGGGAGGGATAATATCATGAAAACGGCACTCGCTATAGCAGGGTCAGACTCTTCCGGGGGGGCGGGCATTCAGGCGGACATTAAAGCCATGACAATGAACGGAGTTTACGCCATGACCGCAATCACGGCACTTACGGCGCAGAATACGACAGGAGTCACGGGTATCATGGAAGTTACGCCGGAATTTTTGCGCTCACAGATTGACGCGGTATTCACGGACATACGCCCGGACGCGGTGAAAATCGGAATGGTGTCAAGCTCAGGACTCATTCACGCAATATCGGACGCGCTGAAATTCTACAAGGCCGCTAACATCGTAGCAGATCCCGTAATGGTATCGACAAGCGGGGCGAAACTGATTGATGATGACGCTGTGAGGACTCTTGCTGATGAACTCTTGCCCCTCGCGGTTGTTGCGACTCCGAATATCCCGGAGGCTGAAATTCTTTCGGGCGTGAAAATTTCCGGGCGCGATGACATGATGAGGGCGGGCGCGAAAATCTGCGGTGAATACGGCTGTTCAGTCCTCGTAAAGGGCGGGCATTCGGTGAATGACGCTGATGATTTATTGTGTGAAGGTGCTGACAAATTCACATGGTTTCACGGCAAACGCATTGACACGAACAATACACACGGAACGGGCTGCACTCTCTCAAGCGCAATCGCGGCGAATCTGGCGAAAGGTCATAATCTCGCTGACTCTGTGAGGCTCGCGAAAGAATATATTTCCGGGGCGTTAGGGGCAATGCTCAATCTTGGGAAGGGAAGCGGGCCAATGAATCACGCGTTTTGTCTCAGCGGTAAATTTGCGGGAAAAATGGACATTCGTGGGATTCTGATGGCTTCAGTTTCTGACATCTG
This is a stretch of genomic DNA from Synergistaceae bacterium. It encodes these proteins:
- the thiD gene encoding bifunctional hydroxymethylpyrimidine kinase/phosphomethylpyrimidine kinase, which produces MANDTVNSRLHYRNIQGRDNIMKTALAIAGSDSSGGAGIQADIKAMTMNGVYAMTAITALTAQNTTGVTGIMEVTPEFLRSQIDAVFTDIRPDAVKIGMVSSSGLIHAISDALKFYKAANIVADPVMVSTSGAKLIDDDAVRTLADELLPLAVVATPNIPEAEILSGVKISGRDDMMRAGAKICGEYGCSVLVKGGHSVNDADDLLCEGADKFTWFHGKRIDTNNTHGTGCTLSSAIAANLAKGHNLADSVRLAKEYISGALGAMLNLGKGSGPMNHAFCLSGKFAGKMDIRGILMASVSDIWPEYNNHPFVRGIETGTLDPQKFRRYIIQDYLYLNEYAKVFAVGIAKAKSLETMRLFSSVIDAIANVEMNVHKGYMAKFGVTQEELDSASRELANLSYTSYMLRIAYEEGEPEILAAILSCALSYEDIAREIVRRNPESVNHELYGSWVRTYSGEEYCGLNGVLVSFLERSAENYSESQINHLAEIFRECSLYESGFWDMGWAE